From a region of the Sebastes umbrosus isolate fSebUmb1 chromosome 10, fSebUmb1.pri, whole genome shotgun sequence genome:
- the tex36 gene encoding testis-expressed protein 36 produces MSNDGKWFAHPVSPENETRSREACTSNGIMLTQVQSALPQALNVERYPKWKTQQKSREYPFSDHDNKHALKDNVSVFTHGVGRRKSPDDHRQHNSHFCMCHDGDRSSPVENGGNITVHQTDFTVKQAVNIPTSNRKFPRNHKQKSAEAALAQKAPFKDDDFAGSVGYAETKVTRKSKDALCHLCCVIYGRRCCVNEWRVHNYSAAETGAKKGRIWIACFKHDIKAQLQLLRSAPVA; encoded by the exons ATGAGCAATGATGGCAAATGG TTTGCTCATCCAGTTTCACCAGAAAATGAGACAAGGAGTCGTGAGGCTTGTACAAGCAATGGGATCATGCTGACTCAGGTTCAATCAGCATTGCCTCAGGCTTTGAACGTGGAGCGCTATCCTAAATGGAAAACTCAGCAG AAATCCAGAGAATATCCATTCTCCGACCATGACAACAAGCATGCCTTAAAAGACAACGTCTCTGTTTTCACTCAT GGTGTGGGACGCAGGAAGAGTCCTGATGATCACAGACAGCACAACTCCCACTTCTGCATGTGCCACGATGGAGATCGCAGCAGCCCTGTAGAGAACGGGGGGAACATCACGGTCCACCAGACCGACTTCACGGTGAAGCAGGCTGTTAATATTCCAACCAGCAACAGGAAGTTCCCCCGCAACCACAAGCAGAAGTCTGCAGAGGCAGCTTTGGCGCAG AAAGCTCCATTCAAAGACGACGATTTTGCTGGAAGTGTTGGATATGCAGAGACTAAAGTGACCAGGAAATCCAAAGATGCTCTGTGCCATCTGTGCTGTGTTATATATGGCCGGCGTTGCTGTGTGAATGAATGGAGGGTCCACAATTATTCTGCTGCTGAGACTGGAGCTAAAAAAGGGAGAATATGGATTGCATGTTTTAAGCATGACATCAAGGCACAGCTGCAGTTGCTGCGTTCTGCACCTGTGGCATGA